From a single Kitasatospora sp. NBC_00458 genomic region:
- a CDS encoding DUF6230 family protein, with protein MSQTHGKTRWKRFALVMVPSIAATAMVGVSIANSALAASFSVSGQQFKVKTTYLKGSNFAQFGAVDIEANGTPHPVAVSAFDDAEIHNLCQSVVTDLSKLGLGKITLQLNAGNNEKKPVTAHNLLIDLEQLDADATFTDINIGQDASTLTGSATQGWKGHPALKEAGAKLPTGALGFSQAAKEAVLTDVKQTARATSAGTFVLNGLSLKLKGGDGPNNECF; from the coding sequence ATGTCCCAGACCCACGGCAAGACCCGCTGGAAGCGCTTCGCCCTGGTGATGGTGCCGAGCATCGCCGCCACCGCGATGGTCGGCGTCTCGATTGCCAACAGCGCGCTCGCGGCGTCGTTCAGCGTCTCCGGCCAGCAGTTCAAGGTGAAGACGACGTACCTGAAGGGCAGCAACTTCGCCCAGTTCGGTGCGGTCGACATCGAGGCGAACGGCACGCCGCACCCGGTCGCGGTGTCGGCCTTCGACGATGCCGAGATCCACAACCTCTGCCAGTCGGTGGTGACCGACCTGTCGAAGCTCGGCCTCGGCAAGATCACCCTCCAGCTGAACGCCGGCAACAACGAGAAGAAGCCGGTCACCGCGCACAACCTGCTGATCGACCTGGAGCAGCTGGACGCCGACGCGACCTTCACCGACATCAACATCGGCCAGGACGCCTCCACCCTCACCGGTTCGGCGACCCAGGGCTGGAAGGGCCACCCGGCGCTGAAGGAGGCCGGCGCGAAGCTCCCGACCGGCGCCCTCGGCTTCTCCCAGGCGGCGAAGGAGGCCGTGCTGACGGACGTCAAGCAGACCGCGCGCGCCACCTCGGCCGGCACCTTCGTGCTCAACGGCCTGAGCCTCAAGCTCAAGGGCGGCGACGGCCCGAACAACGAGTGCTTCTGA
- the pyk gene encoding pyruvate kinase → MRRAKIVCTLGPATDSYEQLKAIVEAGMNVARLNMSHGTHADHEERYRKVRQVSEDTGKAIGVLADLQGPKIRLATFANGPVTVDNGDEFTITTEDVPGDQHICGTTYKGLPGDVKPGDPILINDGVIALEVVSVDGPRVRTVVVEGGVLSNNKGINLPGAAVNVPALSEKDKEDLRFALELGVDMVALSFVRNAADVKDVHEVMDAVGIRVPVIAKIEKPQAVEAMEEIVLAFDAIMVARGDLAVEYPLERVPLVQKQLITLARRNAKPVIVATQMMESMIHASRPTRAEVSDVANAILDGTDAVMLSAESSVGKYPIETVRTMSRICEKAEEELLSQGLQPLNPGRKPRTQGGSIARAACELGDFLNGKALVAFTKSGDTARRLSRYRSPIPVIAFTPDNATRNQLSLSWGVEAHVTEQVGSTDAMVAQVDGELLRIGELTEGDTVIVTAGSPPGIPGNTNMVQVHHLGTRGDK, encoded by the coding sequence ATGCGCCGAGCGAAAATTGTCTGCACCCTGGGTCCGGCCACGGACTCCTACGAACAGCTGAAGGCCATCGTCGAGGCGGGCATGAACGTCGCCCGACTGAACATGAGCCACGGCACCCACGCGGACCACGAGGAGCGGTACCGCAAGGTCCGCCAGGTCTCGGAGGACACCGGCAAGGCCATCGGCGTCCTGGCCGACCTCCAGGGTCCCAAGATCCGTCTGGCGACCTTCGCCAACGGCCCGGTGACCGTCGACAACGGCGACGAGTTCACCATCACCACCGAGGACGTCCCGGGCGACCAGCACATCTGCGGGACCACCTACAAGGGCCTGCCCGGCGACGTCAAGCCGGGCGACCCGATCCTGATCAACGACGGCGTCATCGCCCTGGAGGTCGTCAGCGTCGACGGCCCGCGGGTGAGGACCGTGGTCGTCGAGGGCGGCGTGCTCTCGAACAACAAGGGCATCAACCTCCCCGGCGCGGCCGTCAACGTGCCCGCCCTGTCCGAGAAGGACAAGGAGGACCTGCGCTTCGCCCTCGAACTGGGCGTCGACATGGTCGCCCTCTCCTTCGTCCGCAACGCGGCCGACGTCAAGGACGTCCACGAGGTCATGGACGCGGTCGGCATCCGGGTGCCGGTCATCGCCAAGATCGAGAAGCCGCAGGCCGTCGAGGCCATGGAGGAGATCGTCCTCGCCTTCGACGCCATCATGGTCGCCCGCGGCGACCTGGCCGTCGAGTACCCGCTGGAGCGGGTGCCGCTGGTCCAGAAGCAGCTCATCACGCTGGCCCGCCGGAACGCCAAGCCCGTCATCGTCGCCACCCAGATGATGGAGTCGATGATCCACGCCTCGCGCCCGACCCGCGCCGAGGTGTCCGACGTCGCCAACGCCATCCTGGACGGCACCGACGCGGTCATGCTCTCCGCCGAGTCCAGCGTCGGCAAGTACCCGATCGAGACCGTCCGCACCATGAGCCGGATCTGCGAGAAGGCCGAGGAGGAGCTGCTCTCCCAGGGCCTCCAGCCGCTCAACCCGGGCCGCAAGCCGCGCACCCAGGGCGGCTCGATCGCCCGCGCCGCGTGCGAGCTGGGCGACTTCCTGAACGGCAAGGCGCTGGTCGCGTTCACCAAGTCCGGTGACACCGCGCGCCGGCTCTCCCGGTACCGCTCGCCGATCCCGGTGATCGCGTTCACCCCGGACAACGCCACCCGCAACCAGCTCTCGCTGAGCTGGGGCGTCGAGGCCCACGTCACCGAGCAGGTCGGCTCGACCGACGCCATGGTGGCCCAGGTCGACGGCGAGCTGCTCCGCATCGGCGAGCTGACCGAGGGCGACACCGTCATCGTCACGGCCGGCTCCCCGCCCGGGATCCCCGGCAACACCAACATGGTCCAGGTGCACCACCTCGGTACCCGCGGCGACAAGTAG
- a CDS encoding DUF6114 domain-containing protein, with protein sequence MSSATAEPRPEHRNPAGWLWRSFREFRRTRPFWGGLLAMVAGGPILYFPYAHLSLGGVTIAMSTTAGAGSLIIGVLLILLGFTAWFQPAVRIFAGVATTLLTLVSIPVSNLAGFGMALLPGLIGGGLMMAWAPVPQAVETAETVETAEEYRAAETAGAAEAVDPAAAEAATARIPAVPAQGEPPAEDTAPSAAGGTVPQQAGEPKEVR encoded by the coding sequence ATGTCCAGCGCAACGGCCGAACCCCGGCCCGAACACCGGAACCCGGCCGGGTGGCTCTGGCGGAGCTTCCGGGAATTCCGCCGCACCAGGCCCTTCTGGGGCGGCCTGCTGGCCATGGTCGCCGGCGGCCCGATCCTGTACTTCCCCTACGCGCACCTGTCGTTGGGCGGCGTGACCATCGCGATGTCCACCACGGCGGGCGCCGGTTCGCTGATCATCGGCGTGCTGCTGATCCTGCTCGGGTTCACCGCCTGGTTCCAGCCCGCCGTGCGGATCTTCGCCGGCGTCGCCACCACGCTGCTCACCCTCGTCTCGATCCCGGTCTCGAACCTGGCCGGCTTCGGCATGGCCCTGCTGCCCGGGCTCATCGGCGGCGGGCTGATGATGGCCTGGGCGCCGGTGCCGCAGGCGGTCGAGACGGCCGAGACGGTGGAGACGGCCGAGGAGTACCGGGCGGCGGAGACGGCCGGAGCCGCCGAAGCCGTGGACCCGGCCGCCGCCGAGGCCGCCACCGCGCGGATCCCGGCCGTGCCCGCCCAGGGCGAGCCCCCGGCCGAGGACACCGCCCCGTCCGCCGCCGGGGGAACCGTCCCGCAGCAGGCCGGTGAGCCCAAGGAGGTGCGGTGA
- the glgB gene encoding 1,4-alpha-glucan branching enzyme produces MTPLDPPGRTTRTVPATFLAGPDSPQREPATARRSEQQPPAAPDTVPAPATAPVAAVGVPDARGARDAPAAAAPAAPVDRAGAAAEAAVPSGALRLPEAPLPPAEVDRLVGGQHHDPHSLLGAHPVHGGTAIRVLRPFAERVVVETAHGPAELTHQQSGLFTGLLPGAGTAAPGPADYRLLVGYPGSEPVRQHDGYRCPPTLGELDLHLISEGRHEQLWQALGSHVRTVDGVSGTAFAVWAPNAAGVRLIGDFNHWDGSGHPMRSLGSSGVWELFVPGLGEGTQYKYEIRTRQGWVLDKADPLARAAQIPPGTASVVTTSAYRWQDGEWMARRARSAHHRAPMSVYELHLASWRPDLTSYRAIAEELPGYLKELNFTHVEFMPVMEHPFGGSWGYQVSGYYAPTSRLGGPDDFRHLVDTLHRHGIGVIVDWVPAHFPKDDFALARFDGEPLYEPADPLRAEHPDWGTLEFDYGRVEVRNFLVANAVYWCEEFHIDGLRVDAVASMLYLDYSREGGAWTPNQYGGRENLDAASFLQEMNATVYRRCPGVITIAEESTAWDGVTRPTDSGGLGFGLKWNMGWMHDSLVYMSKEPVHRRFHHNEITFSMVYAYSENYVLPISHDEVVHGKQALVSKMPGDWWQQRANHRAYLGFMWAHPGKQLLFMGQEFAQGAEWDHEQGPQWWVLDEQWPAHQDHLGVRRLVRDLNRRYLDAPALWEQDATPAGFRWLDGGAAEDNLLSFVRHAADGSPLVAVCNFSPVVRHGHRVGLPRLDGRDQLWEEVLNTDAETYGGSGIANSHPVKSEPVEWNGQPRSAELVLPPLATLWLRPA; encoded by the coding sequence GTGACGCCGCTCGACCCGCCAGGCCGCACCACCCGCACCGTGCCGGCCACCTTCCTGGCCGGCCCGGACTCCCCGCAGCGCGAGCCCGCGACCGCCCGGCGGTCCGAGCAGCAGCCGCCGGCCGCCCCGGACACCGTCCCGGCCCCGGCCACCGCCCCGGTCGCGGCCGTCGGTGTCCCCGACGCCCGCGGCGCCCGTGACGCTCCCGCGGCCGCGGCCCCGGCCGCTCCCGTCGACCGCGCGGGCGCCGCCGCCGAGGCCGCCGTCCCCTCCGGGGCGCTGCGGCTGCCCGAGGCGCCGCTGCCGCCCGCCGAGGTCGACCGGCTGGTCGGCGGGCAGCACCACGACCCGCACTCCCTGCTCGGCGCCCACCCCGTCCACGGCGGCACCGCCATCCGGGTGCTCCGCCCGTTCGCCGAGCGCGTCGTCGTCGAGACGGCGCACGGCCCCGCCGAACTCACCCACCAGCAGAGCGGCCTCTTCACCGGCCTGCTCCCCGGCGCCGGGACCGCCGCACCGGGACCGGCCGACTACCGGCTGCTGGTCGGCTACCCCGGCAGCGAGCCGGTCCGCCAGCACGACGGCTACCGCTGCCCGCCCACCCTCGGCGAACTCGACCTCCACCTGATCTCCGAGGGGCGGCACGAGCAGCTCTGGCAGGCCCTCGGTTCGCACGTGCGCACGGTCGACGGGGTGAGCGGCACCGCCTTCGCCGTCTGGGCGCCGAACGCCGCCGGCGTCCGCCTGATCGGCGACTTCAACCACTGGGACGGCTCCGGCCACCCGATGCGCTCGCTCGGCTCCTCCGGCGTCTGGGAGCTGTTCGTGCCGGGCCTCGGCGAGGGCACCCAGTACAAGTACGAGATCCGCACCCGGCAGGGCTGGGTCCTCGACAAGGCCGACCCGCTGGCGCGCGCCGCGCAGATCCCGCCCGGCACCGCCTCGGTGGTCACCACCTCCGCCTACCGCTGGCAGGACGGCGAGTGGATGGCCCGCCGGGCCCGCTCCGCGCACCACCGGGCCCCCATGTCGGTGTACGAGCTGCACCTCGCGTCCTGGCGCCCCGACCTCACCTCGTACCGCGCCATCGCCGAGGAACTCCCCGGCTACCTGAAGGAGCTGAACTTCACCCACGTGGAGTTCATGCCGGTCATGGAGCACCCCTTCGGCGGCTCCTGGGGCTACCAGGTGTCCGGCTACTACGCCCCCACCTCCCGGCTGGGCGGCCCCGACGACTTCCGCCACCTGGTCGACACCCTGCACCGGCACGGCATCGGCGTCATCGTCGACTGGGTGCCGGCGCACTTCCCCAAGGACGACTTCGCGCTCGCCCGGTTCGACGGCGAGCCGCTGTACGAGCCCGCCGACCCGCTGCGCGCCGAGCACCCCGACTGGGGCACCCTGGAGTTCGACTACGGCCGCGTCGAGGTCCGCAACTTCCTCGTCGCCAACGCGGTCTACTGGTGCGAGGAGTTCCACATCGACGGCCTGCGGGTCGACGCCGTCGCCTCCATGCTCTACCTCGACTACTCCCGCGAGGGCGGCGCCTGGACCCCCAACCAGTACGGCGGGCGGGAGAACCTCGACGCGGCCTCGTTCCTCCAGGAGATGAACGCCACCGTGTACCGCCGCTGCCCCGGCGTCATCACCATCGCCGAGGAGTCCACCGCCTGGGACGGCGTCACCCGGCCCACCGACAGCGGGGGCCTGGGCTTCGGGCTGAAGTGGAACATGGGCTGGATGCACGACTCGCTGGTCTACATGTCCAAGGAGCCGGTGCACCGCAGGTTCCACCACAACGAGATCACCTTCTCGATGGTGTACGCCTACTCCGAGAACTACGTCCTGCCGATCTCCCACGACGAGGTGGTGCACGGCAAGCAGGCCCTGGTCTCCAAGATGCCCGGCGACTGGTGGCAGCAGCGCGCCAACCACCGCGCCTACCTCGGCTTCATGTGGGCCCACCCCGGCAAGCAGCTGCTCTTCATGGGGCAGGAGTTCGCCCAGGGCGCCGAGTGGGACCACGAGCAGGGCCCGCAGTGGTGGGTGCTCGACGAGCAGTGGCCCGCCCACCAGGACCACCTCGGCGTGCGCCGCCTGGTCCGCGACCTCAACCGCCGCTACCTCGACGCCCCCGCCCTCTGGGAGCAGGACGCCACCCCGGCCGGCTTCCGCTGGCTCGACGGCGGCGCCGCCGAGGACAACCTGCTCTCCTTCGTCCGGCACGCCGCCGACGGGAGCCCGCTGGTCGCCGTCTGCAACTTCTCCCCCGTCGTCCGCCACGGCCACCGCGTCGGCCTGCCCAGGCTCGACGGCCGGGACCAGCTCTGGGAGGAGGTCCTCAACACCGACGCCGAGACCTACGGCGGCAGCGGCATCGCCAACTCCCACCCCGTGAAGTCCGAGCCCGTCGAGTGGAACGGCCAGCCCCGCAGCGCCGAACTGGTCCTCCCGCCGCTCGCCACCCTCTGGCTCCGCCCCGCCTGA
- a CDS encoding tetratricopeptide repeat protein: MQPRNSRPNSSALRGAVDLAAVKAAGEAAQKAEQARAERARQAAAAEESGIAPASPGYQLVIDVTEDTFETEVVQRSTEVPVVIDFWAEWCGPCKQLSPILERLAEEYAGRIVLAKIDVDGNQLIAQQFGIQGIPAVMAVVAGQLVPLFQGAENEANVRKVLDQLILVAEQRFGIVGGSGLPGTGGEPDEAPRRPEDPALAAAHDALDRGDLAGAIQAYENVLADQPGNAEAKLGLAQAELLRRVEGLDLQEVRAAAAADPKDVEAQLRAADLDLVGGHVEDAFGRLVGTVGRTFGEERNVVRVRLLELFEVIGTEDPRVTAARQALARVLF; encoded by the coding sequence ATGCAGCCACGGAATTCGCGTCCCAACAGCTCCGCCCTGCGCGGTGCGGTCGACCTCGCCGCAGTGAAGGCAGCCGGCGAGGCTGCCCAGAAGGCCGAGCAGGCCAGGGCCGAGCGGGCCCGCCAGGCGGCCGCCGCCGAGGAGTCGGGCATCGCGCCGGCCTCGCCCGGCTACCAGCTCGTCATCGACGTCACCGAGGACACCTTCGAGACCGAGGTCGTCCAGCGCTCCACCGAGGTGCCGGTCGTCATCGACTTCTGGGCCGAGTGGTGCGGTCCCTGCAAGCAGCTCAGCCCGATCCTGGAGCGACTGGCCGAGGAGTACGCCGGCCGGATCGTGCTCGCCAAGATCGACGTCGACGGCAACCAGCTGATCGCCCAGCAGTTCGGCATCCAGGGCATCCCGGCCGTGATGGCCGTGGTGGCCGGCCAGCTCGTGCCGCTCTTCCAGGGCGCCGAGAACGAGGCCAACGTCCGCAAGGTGCTGGACCAGCTGATCCTCGTCGCCGAGCAGCGCTTCGGCATCGTCGGCGGCAGCGGTCTGCCGGGCACCGGCGGCGAGCCGGACGAGGCGCCGCGCCGCCCCGAGGACCCGGCGCTGGCCGCGGCCCACGACGCGCTGGACCGGGGCGACCTGGCCGGTGCCATCCAGGCGTACGAGAACGTGCTGGCCGACCAGCCGGGCAACGCCGAGGCCAAGCTCGGCCTGGCCCAGGCGGAGCTGCTCCGCCGGGTCGAGGGCCTGGACCTCCAGGAGGTCCGGGCGGCCGCGGCCGCGGACCCGAAGGACGTCGAGGCGCAGCTGCGGGCGGCCGACCTGGACCTGGTCGGCGGGCACGTCGAGGACGCCTTCGGGCGGCTGGTGGGCACCGTGGGCAGGACCTTCGGCGAGGAGCGGAACGTCGTGCGGGTCCGGCTGCTGGAGCTGTTCGAGGTCATCGGCACCGAGGACCCGCGGGTCACGGCGGCCCGCCAGGCGCTGGCCCGGGTGCTCTTCTGA
- the pta gene encoding phosphate acetyltransferase — protein sequence MARSVYVTGIDRGDGRQAVELGVMELLTRQVDRVGVFRPLVHAPAPGTAGSDHVVELLRTRYRLDLPADELYGLTYEEAAALQAAQGQDELVSVLVDRFRALERRCQAVLVLGTDFADTNIPDELAFNARLANEFGAAVMPVVGGHGEDAATVVAEVRNAHRAYTDLGCETLAMVANRVAPGVKQPVQRKLTEKLPIPAYVIPEEPALAAPTVAQLVEATGAEVLIGDAAGLARDVRGFVFGGAMLPTFLDALTEGALVVTPGDRADLVIGSLAAHAAGAPPIAGVLLTLGQHPGPNVMALAARLAPGTPVAVVPEGSWLTAAALTHLEGKLSAASPRKAEIALGLFELHVDTAELTNLIEVGRSERVTPMMFEHALLERARGARRRVVLPEGTEERVLRAAEILLRRNICDLTLLGEVDAVRRKAASLSIDLPAEDPSADRAQVRIVDPSTSPLRRQFAELYAKLRAHKGMTVELALDVVTDVSYFGTLMVQEGIADGMVSGAVHSTAATIRPAFEVIKTSPGAAIVSSVFFMCLADKVLVYGDCAVNPDPDAQQLADIAIQSAATAAQFGVEPRVAMLSYSTGTSGSGADVDKVRRATELVRELRPDILVEGPIQYDAAVDPHVAATKLPGSPVAGRATVLIFPDLNTGNNTYKAVQRSAGAIAVGPVLQGLRKPVNDLSRGALVQDIVNTVAITAIQSQERSEGAGA from the coding sequence GTGGCGCGCAGCGTGTACGTGACCGGGATCGACCGGGGGGACGGACGGCAGGCGGTGGAGCTCGGGGTCATGGAGCTGCTCACCCGCCAGGTGGACCGGGTCGGGGTGTTCCGTCCGCTGGTGCACGCGCCCGCGCCGGGCACGGCCGGGTCGGACCACGTGGTCGAGCTGCTCCGCACCCGGTACCGGCTGGACCTTCCGGCCGACGAGCTGTACGGGCTGACGTACGAGGAGGCCGCCGCACTGCAGGCGGCGCAGGGCCAGGACGAACTGGTCTCGGTCCTGGTGGACCGGTTCCGGGCGCTGGAGCGGCGCTGCCAGGCGGTGCTGGTGCTGGGCACCGACTTCGCGGACACCAACATCCCCGACGAGCTGGCCTTCAACGCCCGGCTCGCCAACGAGTTCGGCGCCGCCGTAATGCCGGTGGTCGGCGGCCACGGCGAGGACGCCGCGACGGTGGTCGCCGAGGTCCGCAACGCCCACCGCGCCTACACCGACCTGGGCTGCGAGACCCTGGCGATGGTCGCCAACCGGGTCGCGCCGGGCGTCAAGCAGCCGGTCCAGCGCAAGCTCACCGAGAAGCTGCCGATCCCCGCGTACGTCATCCCCGAGGAGCCGGCGCTGGCCGCGCCGACCGTCGCCCAGCTGGTCGAGGCGACCGGCGCCGAGGTGCTGATCGGGGACGCGGCCGGCCTGGCCCGGGACGTCCGCGGCTTCGTCTTCGGCGGCGCCATGCTGCCGACCTTCCTGGACGCGCTGACCGAGGGCGCGCTGGTGGTCACCCCCGGGGACCGCGCCGACCTGGTGATCGGCTCGCTGGCCGCGCACGCCGCCGGCGCCCCGCCGATCGCCGGCGTGCTGCTCACCCTCGGCCAGCACCCCGGCCCGAACGTGATGGCGCTGGCCGCCCGGCTCGCCCCCGGCACCCCGGTCGCGGTCGTCCCGGAGGGCAGCTGGCTCACCGCCGCCGCCCTCACCCACCTGGAGGGCAAGCTCTCCGCGGCCAGCCCGCGGAAGGCCGAGATCGCCCTCGGCCTGTTCGAACTGCACGTGGACACCGCCGAGTTGACCAACCTGATCGAGGTCGGCCGGTCCGAGCGGGTGACCCCGATGATGTTCGAGCACGCGCTGCTGGAGCGCGCCCGGGGCGCCCGTCGGCGCGTCGTGCTGCCGGAGGGCACCGAGGAGCGGGTGCTGCGCGCCGCCGAGATCCTGCTCCGCCGCAACATCTGCGACCTCACGCTGCTCGGCGAGGTCGACGCCGTCCGCCGCAAGGCCGCGAGCCTGAGCATCGACCTCCCCGCCGAGGACCCGTCCGCCGACCGCGCCCAGGTCCGGATCGTCGACCCGAGCACCAGCCCGCTGCGCCGCCAGTTCGCCGAGCTGTACGCGAAGCTGCGGGCGCACAAGGGGATGACCGTCGAACTGGCCCTGGACGTGGTCACCGACGTCTCCTACTTCGGCACCCTGATGGTGCAGGAGGGCATCGCCGACGGCATGGTCTCCGGCGCGGTGCACTCCACCGCCGCCACCATCCGGCCCGCCTTCGAGGTGATCAAGACCTCGCCGGGCGCGGCCATCGTGTCGAGCGTCTTCTTCATGTGCCTGGCCGACAAGGTGCTGGTGTACGGCGACTGCGCGGTCAACCCGGACCCGGACGCCCAGCAGCTGGCCGACATCGCCATCCAGTCGGCCGCCACCGCCGCCCAGTTCGGCGTCGAGCCGCGGGTCGCGATGCTGTCCTACTCGACCGGCACCTCCGGCTCCGGCGCGGACGTCGACAAGGTCCGCAGGGCCACCGAGCTGGTCCGCGAGCTGCGCCCGGACATCCTCGTCGAGGGCCCGATCCAGTACGACGCGGCGGTCGACCCGCACGTCGCGGCGACCAAGCTGCCCGGCTCGCCGGTGGCCGGCCGGGCCACCGTGCTGATCTTCCCGGACCTCAACACCGGCAACAACACCTACAAGGCCGTCCAGCGCTCGGCCGGCGCGATCGCGGTCGGCCCGGTGCTCCAGGGGCTCCGCAAGCCGGTCAACGACCTGTCGCGGGGCGCGCTGGTGCAGGACATCGTCAACACGGTGGCGATCACCGCCATCCAGTCGCAGGAGCGCAGCGAAGGAGCCGGCGCATGA
- a CDS encoding acetate kinase yields the protein MSEGTRVLVLNAGSSSVKYQLIDMLDGTRLASGLVERIGEAGGRLVHAPRGGAERESVQAFPDHGAGLKAVAEELAADGIGLDSPELAAIGHRVVHGGLRFTEPTVITDEVLTEIRRLIPVAPLHNPANITGIEVARALRPDLPQVAVFDTAFHASMPEHAARYAVDKEVADRHRVRRYGFHGTSHQYVSRATARLLGKDPAEVNVIVLHLGNGASASAVAGGRCVDTSMGLTPLEGLVMGTRSGDIDAGVVFHLHRVGGLSIDEIDDLLNRRSGLLGLCGDNDMREIMRRAGEGDEDARLAFDAYVHRLRKYIGGYYAVLGRVDAIAFTAGVGENAAPVRAAATAGLDGLGIAVDPELNSVRSREPRLISPEYARVAVAVVPTDEELEIARQSFALVHRSSEN from the coding sequence ATGAGTGAGGGCACGCGGGTACTGGTGCTGAACGCCGGCTCGTCGTCGGTCAAGTACCAGCTGATCGACATGCTGGACGGCACCCGGCTGGCCTCCGGGCTGGTCGAGCGGATCGGCGAGGCCGGCGGGCGGCTGGTGCACGCCCCGCGCGGCGGGGCGGAGCGGGAGAGCGTCCAGGCCTTCCCCGACCACGGCGCCGGGCTGAAGGCGGTCGCCGAGGAGCTCGCCGCCGACGGGATCGGGCTGGACTCCCCCGAGCTGGCCGCGATCGGCCACCGGGTGGTGCACGGCGGCCTGCGCTTCACCGAGCCGACCGTGATCACCGACGAGGTGCTGACGGAGATCCGCCGGCTGATCCCGGTGGCCCCGCTGCACAATCCGGCCAACATCACCGGCATCGAGGTGGCCCGGGCGCTGCGGCCCGACCTGCCGCAGGTGGCCGTCTTCGACACCGCCTTCCACGCCTCGATGCCGGAGCACGCCGCCCGGTACGCGGTGGACAAGGAGGTCGCCGACCGGCACCGGGTGCGCCGCTACGGCTTCCACGGCACCTCGCACCAGTACGTCTCGCGGGCCACCGCCCGGCTGCTCGGCAAGGACCCCGCCGAGGTGAACGTGATCGTGCTGCACCTGGGCAACGGCGCCTCGGCGTCGGCGGTCGCGGGCGGGCGGTGCGTGGACACCTCGATGGGCCTGACCCCGCTGGAGGGCCTGGTGATGGGCACTCGTTCGGGTGATATCGACGCGGGCGTGGTCTTCCACCTGCACCGGGTCGGCGGGCTCTCGATCGACGAGATCGACGACCTGCTCAACCGCCGCAGCGGCCTGCTGGGCCTGTGCGGCGACAACGACATGCGCGAGATCATGCGCCGCGCCGGGGAGGGCGACGAGGACGCCCGGCTGGCGTTCGACGCGTACGTCCACCGGCTGCGCAAGTACATCGGCGGCTACTACGCGGTGCTCGGCCGGGTCGACGCGATCGCCTTCACGGCGGGTGTCGGGGAGAACGCGGCGCCGGTGCGGGCCGCCGCCACCGCCGGCCTGGACGGACTGGGCATCGCGGTCGACCCGGAGCTCAACTCGGTACGCTCGCGCGAGCCCAGGCTGATCTCCCCCGAGTACGCGCGGGTCGCGGTCGCGGTCGTGCCCACCGACGAGGAGCTGGAGATCGCCCGGCAGTCCTTCGCCCTGGTGCACCGGTCGTCCGAAAACTGA